In one Streptomyces sp. NBC_01241 genomic region, the following are encoded:
- a CDS encoding HAD-IC family P-type ATPase, with amino-acid sequence MTQRAPHSSGEQPPGASGSADRPGPAMIDAGSELDPVHPVKLPAPAVNTRGLTAAEVAERIARGEVNDVPVRSSRSMSEIVRANVFTRFNLIIGVLWLIMLFVAPIQDSLFGFVIVANTGIGIVQEWRAKKTLDGLAVIGEAKPTVRRDGVSAEISTSEIVLGDLVELGPGDKVVVDGTVAEADSLEIDESLLTGEADPVLKHPGDLVMSGSFVVAGGGSFATTKVGREAYAAQLAEEASRFTLVQSELRTGISTILKYVTWMMVPSAIGLVISQFVVNNNDIKGSVARTVGGIVPMIPEGLVLLTSVAFAIGVVRLGRKQCLVQELPAIEGLARVDVVCLDKTGTLTEGGMDIAEVRALGGTDDAYVRRVLGALGASDPRPNASLQAIVDAYPDGEEWRCTQALPFSSARKYSGAAFDEGGGRASVWLLGAPDVLLPEHDPALAEIEQLNEQGLRVLLLARAQGELEGPDAAGGAVPSALVVLEQRLRPDAGRTLAYFADQRVAAKVISGDNAVSVGAVAGKLGMPGAGNTLDARRLPTDPDDMATAMEENAVFGRVTPQQKRDMVGALQSRGHTVAMTGDGVNDVLALKDADIGVAMGSGSEATRAVAQIVLLDNSFATLPSVVAEGRRVIGNITRVATLFLTKTVYSVLLAILVVCFQVDYPFLPRHLTLLSTLTIGIPAFFLALAPNKERAHPHFVRRVMRYAIPSGVIAAVATFVTYMAARHYYSGTGALDAETSAATLTLFLVSMWVLAIIARPYTWWRVCLVVAMGLAFLIVLVVPWLQQFFALKLVGAMMPWTAVGIAVVAAAGLECAWRLVGRRFPV; translated from the coding sequence ATGACGCAGCGGGCACCCCATTCCTCCGGCGAGCAGCCCCCCGGGGCTTCCGGTTCCGCCGACCGCCCCGGACCGGCCATGATCGACGCCGGGTCCGAGCTCGACCCGGTCCACCCCGTGAAGCTGCCGGCCCCGGCGGTGAACACCCGTGGGCTGACCGCCGCCGAGGTGGCCGAGCGGATCGCCCGGGGCGAGGTCAACGACGTACCCGTCCGCTCGTCGCGTTCCATGAGCGAGATCGTCCGCGCCAACGTCTTCACCCGGTTCAACCTGATCATCGGCGTGCTCTGGCTGATCATGCTGTTCGTCGCGCCGATCCAGGACAGCCTCTTCGGCTTCGTGATCGTCGCCAACACCGGCATCGGCATCGTCCAGGAGTGGCGGGCCAAGAAGACCCTGGACGGCCTCGCGGTCATCGGCGAGGCAAAACCCACCGTGCGGCGCGACGGGGTCTCGGCCGAGATCTCCACCTCCGAGATCGTCCTCGGCGACCTCGTCGAGCTCGGCCCCGGCGACAAGGTCGTCGTGGACGGCACGGTCGCCGAGGCCGACAGCCTGGAGATCGACGAGTCGCTGCTCACCGGCGAGGCCGACCCGGTGCTGAAGCACCCCGGCGACCTCGTCATGTCCGGCAGCTTCGTCGTCGCGGGCGGCGGCTCGTTCGCCACCACCAAGGTCGGCCGCGAGGCCTACGCCGCGCAGCTCGCCGAGGAAGCGTCCCGCTTCACCCTCGTCCAGTCCGAGCTGCGCACCGGCATCTCCACGATCCTCAAGTACGTCACCTGGATGATGGTGCCGTCCGCGATCGGCCTGGTCATCAGCCAGTTCGTCGTCAACAACAACGACATCAAGGGGTCGGTCGCCCGGACCGTCGGCGGCATCGTTCCGATGATCCCGGAGGGCCTGGTGCTGCTCACCTCGGTCGCCTTCGCGATCGGTGTCGTACGGCTCGGCCGCAAGCAGTGTCTGGTGCAGGAGCTCCCCGCCATCGAGGGGCTGGCCCGCGTCGACGTCGTCTGCCTGGACAAGACCGGCACGCTCACCGAGGGCGGCATGGACATCGCCGAGGTGCGGGCGCTGGGCGGTACGGACGACGCGTACGTACGGCGCGTGCTGGGCGCCCTCGGCGCCTCCGACCCACGGCCCAACGCCAGCCTCCAGGCCATCGTCGATGCCTACCCCGACGGCGAGGAGTGGCGGTGCACGCAGGCACTGCCGTTCTCCTCGGCCCGCAAGTACAGCGGCGCCGCGTTCGACGAGGGCGGCGGCCGGGCATCGGTCTGGCTGCTGGGCGCCCCCGATGTCCTGCTGCCCGAGCACGACCCGGCGCTCGCCGAGATCGAGCAGCTCAACGAGCAGGGGCTGCGGGTGCTGCTGCTGGCTCGCGCGCAGGGCGAGCTCGAAGGCCCGGACGCCGCCGGCGGGGCCGTACCGAGCGCGCTGGTCGTCCTGGAGCAGCGGCTGCGGCCCGACGCAGGCCGGACGCTGGCCTACTTCGCCGACCAACGGGTCGCCGCGAAGGTCATCTCCGGCGACAACGCGGTCTCCGTCGGCGCGGTCGCCGGGAAGCTCGGCATGCCGGGCGCCGGGAACACCCTGGACGCGCGCCGGCTGCCCACCGACCCGGACGACATGGCCACGGCCATGGAGGAGAACGCGGTCTTCGGCCGGGTCACCCCGCAGCAGAAGCGGGACATGGTCGGCGCGCTCCAGTCCCGCGGCCACACCGTCGCGATGACCGGCGACGGCGTCAACGACGTACTGGCGCTCAAGGACGCCGACATCGGCGTCGCCATGGGGTCGGGCTCCGAGGCGACCCGGGCCGTCGCCCAGATCGTGCTGCTCGACAACAGCTTCGCGACGCTGCCGTCCGTCGTCGCCGAGGGCCGCCGGGTGATCGGCAACATCACCCGGGTCGCCACCCTGTTCCTGACCAAGACGGTCTACTCGGTGCTGCTGGCGATCCTGGTGGTCTGCTTCCAGGTCGACTACCCGTTCCTGCCGCGCCACCTGACGCTGCTGTCGACACTGACGATCGGCATCCCGGCGTTCTTCCTGGCCCTCGCCCCCAACAAGGAACGGGCCCATCCGCACTTCGTGCGCCGTGTCATGCGGTACGCGATCCCGTCGGGTGTCATCGCGGCCGTCGCCACCTTCGTGACGTATATGGCCGCCCGGCACTACTACTCCGGTACGGGCGCGCTGGACGCGGAGACCAGCGCGGCGACACTCACGCTGTTCCTGGTCTCGATGTGGGTCCTGGCGATCATCGCCCGTCCGTACACCTGGTGGCGGGTGTGTCTGGTGGTGGCGATGGGGCTGGCGTTCCTGATCGTGCTGGTGGTGCCGTGGCTGCAGCAGTTCTTCGCGCTGAAGCTGGTGGGAGCGATGATGCCGTGGACCGCGGTGGGGATCGCGGTGGTGGCGGCGGCCGGCCTGGAGTGCGCCTGGCGGCTGGTCGGCCGCCGCTTCCCGGTGTAG
- a CDS encoding DUF2530 domain-containing protein — translation MAKWTPKHEAPEPLEGPVVATITGGTILWFVLFLVQLPFYGWFDDHGHAWWVWTCLAGAGLGLIGIWYVRGRDAAIKRAAAAAEESAGVPASGTGPDDRGTSDTPA, via the coding sequence ATGGCGAAGTGGACACCGAAGCACGAGGCACCCGAGCCCCTGGAGGGGCCCGTTGTCGCCACCATCACGGGCGGCACGATCCTCTGGTTCGTCCTCTTCCTGGTCCAGCTCCCGTTCTACGGCTGGTTCGACGACCACGGGCACGCGTGGTGGGTGTGGACCTGTCTGGCCGGTGCGGGTCTCGGCCTGATCGGCATCTGGTACGTGCGGGGACGGGACGCGGCGATCAAGCGGGCCGCAGCCGCCGCCGAGGAATCGGCCGGGGTTCCGGCCTCGGGAACCGGGCCGGACGACCGGGGCACCTCGGACACCCCCGCGTGA
- a CDS encoding NCS2 family permease — protein MSPSATAPVDSTQSSGPQPHNGLDRFFKISERGSSVAREIRGGFATFFAMAYIIVLNPIILGSAKDMYGHQLDSGQLVTATVLTAAFSTLLMGVIGNVPIALAAGLGVNTVVALQLAPRMSWPDAMGMVVLAGIVVMLLVATGLRERVMHAVPKSLRKGIAIGIGLFILLIGLVDSGFVSRIPDAAHTTVPLQLGSAGHLTGWPVLVFVIGALLTLALIVRKVPGAILISIVAMTVLALIIDAIADLPGEAWGLTVPKWPGNPVATPDFGLIGHASLFGGFSKVGVLTGILFVFTVLLSCFFDAMGTILGVGDEAKLTDADGNFPGINKVLFVDGIAVAAGGASSASAGTCFVESTAGVGEGARTGFASIVTGLLFTVALFLTPLATMVPSQAATPALLAVGFLIISGSVRDIDWSDYTLAIPAFLAMLMMPFTYSITNGIGIGFIAFSVLRVVAGRWREVPAAMYVVSAVFVFYYAMPALGLTS, from the coding sequence ATGTCCCCCTCGGCCACCGCTCCGGTCGATTCCACGCAGTCCTCGGGCCCTCAGCCGCACAACGGCCTGGATCGCTTCTTCAAGATCTCCGAGCGGGGGTCGTCGGTCGCGCGCGAGATCCGCGGCGGATTCGCCACGTTCTTCGCGATGGCGTACATCATCGTGCTGAACCCGATCATTCTCGGCAGCGCGAAGGACATGTACGGGCACCAGCTCGACAGCGGCCAGCTGGTCACCGCGACCGTGCTGACCGCCGCGTTCTCCACGCTCCTGATGGGCGTCATCGGCAATGTGCCGATCGCGCTGGCCGCCGGCCTCGGCGTCAACACCGTCGTGGCCCTCCAGCTCGCCCCCAGGATGAGCTGGCCGGACGCGATGGGCATGGTCGTCCTCGCGGGCATCGTGGTCATGCTGCTGGTCGCGACCGGGTTGCGCGAACGCGTGATGCACGCCGTACCGAAGTCGCTCCGCAAGGGCATCGCGATCGGTATCGGTCTCTTCATCCTGCTGATCGGCCTGGTCGATTCCGGCTTCGTCTCCCGCATCCCGGACGCCGCGCACACCACCGTGCCGCTCCAGCTCGGCAGCGCCGGTCACCTCACCGGCTGGCCGGTGCTCGTCTTCGTCATCGGTGCGCTGCTCACCCTCGCGCTGATCGTCCGCAAGGTGCCGGGCGCGATCCTGATCTCCATCGTCGCGATGACGGTCCTCGCGCTGATCATCGACGCGATCGCCGATCTGCCGGGCGAGGCGTGGGGGCTGACCGTCCCGAAGTGGCCGGGCAACCCGGTCGCCACCCCGGACTTCGGGCTGATCGGCCACGCCAGTCTGTTCGGCGGCTTCAGCAAGGTCGGCGTGCTCACCGGCATCCTGTTCGTCTTCACCGTGCTGCTGTCCTGCTTCTTCGACGCGATGGGCACCATCCTCGGTGTCGGCGACGAGGCGAAGCTGACGGACGCGGACGGCAACTTCCCCGGCATCAACAAGGTGCTGTTCGTCGACGGCATCGCGGTCGCCGCGGGCGGTGCGAGCTCCGCCTCCGCGGGGACCTGCTTCGTGGAGTCCACGGCGGGGGTCGGCGAGGGCGCCCGCACCGGCTTCGCGAGCATCGTGACGGGTCTGCTGTTCACGGTGGCGCTGTTCCTGACGCCGCTGGCCACCATGGTCCCGTCCCAGGCGGCCACCCCGGCGCTGCTGGCGGTGGGCTTCCTGATCATCTCGGGTTCGGTGCGGGACATCGACTGGAGCGACTACACGCTCGCCATCCCGGCCTTCCTGGCCATGCTGATGATGCCGTTCACGTACTCGATCACCAACGGCATCGGCATCGGCTTCATCGCCTTCTCCGTGCTGCGGGTCGTGGCCGGACGCTGGCGCGAGGTGCCGGCGGCGATGTACGTGGTGTCCGCGGTCTTCGTCTTCTACTACGCGATGCCGGCCCTCGGCCTCACGTCGTGA
- a CDS encoding ribbon-helix-helix protein, CopG family, with the protein MGSTVLSLRIDGELLDRLRRHAAKRGMSVQDYVVRTLIRDDFDERFKAAVDETEKFYGSQETAGIRAEEVT; encoded by the coding sequence ATGGGATCGACTGTGCTCAGCCTGCGGATAGACGGTGAGCTGCTCGACCGGCTCCGCCGACATGCCGCCAAACGCGGAATGAGCGTCCAGGACTATGTGGTCCGGACGCTCATTCGCGATGACTTCGACGAGCGCTTCAAGGCGGCCGTCGACGAGACGGAGAAGTTCTACGGGTCGCAGGAGACCGCGGGGATCAGGGCGGAAGAGGTCACGTGA
- a CDS encoding MarR family winged helix-turn-helix transcriptional regulator, protein MPDLIHDGDSAAAVSSLRSAVMLLGRRLKHQRVDESLSPTEMSVLGTLARCGSATPGELARREHVQPPSMTRIVALLEAKGLVRLEPHPDDRRQKMVSQTERAEAMLEESRSKRNAWLATLAEGLDEDEWETLRKAAPVLEKLAHL, encoded by the coding sequence ATGCCTGACCTGATCCACGACGGCGACAGTGCGGCCGCCGTGAGCTCCCTCCGCTCAGCCGTGATGCTGCTCGGCCGTCGCTTGAAGCACCAGCGCGTCGACGAGTCACTGAGCCCCACCGAAATGTCGGTGCTCGGCACGCTCGCCCGCTGCGGCTCGGCCACACCGGGTGAGCTGGCCCGCAGGGAGCATGTGCAGCCTCCGTCGATGACCCGCATCGTCGCGCTGCTGGAAGCGAAGGGGCTGGTCAGACTGGAACCGCACCCCGATGACCGTCGTCAGAAGATGGTCAGCCAGACCGAGCGGGCGGAAGCCATGCTCGAAGAGAGCCGCTCCAAGCGGAACGCCTGGCTGGCCACCCTCGCCGAGGGCCTGGACGAGGACGAGTGGGAGACGCTGCGCAAGGCGGCGCCCGTGCTGGAGAAGCTCGCCCACCTGTAG
- a CDS encoding MFS transporter yields the protein MSTGSGADSAPAPTSTHESKPGGTFSSLKIRNYRLFATGAVISNTGTWMSRITQDWLVLSLTGSATAVGITTALQFLPMLLFGLYGGVIADRLPKRKLLLVSQAALGLCGIALAVLTLSGVVQVWHVYLIAFLLGMVTVVDNPARQSFVSEMVGPAQLRNAVSLNSANFQSARLIGPAVAGVLITTVGSGWAFMFNGLSFAAPLVGLMLMRTSELHKATVVPRAKGQLREGLRYVSGRPELVWPIVLVGFVGTFGFNFPIWLTAFADEIFHGGAGMYSFFNILMAAGSLAGALLAARRRSSRLRMLVAAGTAFGLLEIIASLSPSVWLFAILLVPIGMIGLTTNISANTSVQMAADPAMRGRVMSLYMMVFAGGTPVGAPIVGWISDTYGVRTGMAVGGAFSLVAAVGVGLMLARVGGLRLRVDLRPGRPHVRFVPREELATAA from the coding sequence TTGAGTACGGGATCCGGAGCAGACTCCGCCCCCGCACCGACTTCCACCCACGAGAGCAAGCCCGGCGGGACCTTCTCGTCGCTGAAGATCCGCAACTACCGCCTGTTCGCCACGGGCGCCGTGATCTCCAACACCGGTACCTGGATGTCCCGCATCACGCAGGACTGGCTCGTCCTGAGCCTCACCGGATCCGCCACCGCCGTCGGCATCACCACGGCCCTTCAGTTCCTCCCGATGCTTCTCTTCGGCCTGTACGGCGGCGTCATCGCCGACCGGCTCCCGAAGCGGAAGCTCCTTCTCGTCAGCCAGGCGGCGCTCGGCCTGTGCGGGATCGCCCTCGCGGTGCTCACGCTCTCCGGTGTCGTCCAGGTGTGGCACGTCTACCTCATCGCGTTCCTGCTCGGCATGGTGACGGTCGTGGACAACCCGGCCCGCCAGTCGTTCGTCTCCGAGATGGTCGGCCCCGCCCAGCTGCGGAACGCGGTCAGCCTCAACTCGGCGAACTTCCAGTCCGCCCGCCTCATCGGCCCCGCCGTCGCCGGTGTCCTGATCACCACCGTCGGCAGCGGCTGGGCCTTCATGTTCAACGGCCTGTCCTTCGCCGCCCCGCTCGTCGGCCTGATGCTGATGCGCACGAGCGAGCTGCACAAGGCCACCGTCGTACCCCGCGCCAAGGGCCAGCTGCGCGAGGGCCTGCGCTACGTCTCCGGCCGCCCCGAGCTCGTCTGGCCGATCGTCCTGGTCGGCTTCGTTGGCACGTTCGGATTCAACTTCCCGATCTGGCTCACGGCCTTCGCGGACGAGATCTTCCACGGCGGCGCCGGGATGTACTCGTTCTTCAACATCCTCATGGCCGCCGGCTCCCTCGCGGGCGCCCTGCTCGCCGCCCGCCGCCGCTCCTCGCGGCTGCGGATGCTGGTGGCCGCGGGCACCGCGTTCGGACTGCTGGAGATCATCGCCTCCCTGTCGCCGTCCGTCTGGCTCTTCGCGATCCTGCTGGTCCCGATCGGCATGATCGGCCTGACGACCAACATCAGCGCGAACACGAGCGTCCAGATGGCCGCCGACCCGGCCATGCGCGGCCGCGTCATGAGTCTGTACATGATGGTCTTCGCCGGGGGTACGCCGGTGGGCGCCCCGATCGTCGGCTGGATCAGCGACACGTACGGGGTCCGTACGGGCATGGCGGTCGGCGGTGCGTTCTCGCTGGTCGCAGCGGTCGGCGTCGGCCTCATGCTGGCCCGCGTCGGCGGCCTGCGCCTCCGGGTCGACCTCCGCCCGGGGCGCCCGCACGTGCGGTTCGTCCCGCGTGAAGAGCTGGCCACGGCGGCCTGA
- a CDS encoding Uma2 family endonuclease: MTVVDTDRIEMADISDERTLDMMFEWLEPTPEGFKVEIVEGNIYMSPQRDTHWDVIIDIIEQLRARYPRQRLKSDVRIDFPGRLNGFASDVVALAEDATKDAKGRWRYQDIEFVAEVISKDTADNDYGPKKAAYATAGVPVYVIVDPYTGTWHLHTIPKDDEYRSVLSLDFGTPIDLTSTVVGLTLETGGFPRD, encoded by the coding sequence ATGACCGTCGTGGACACCGACAGGATCGAAATGGCCGACATCAGCGACGAGCGCACTCTGGACATGATGTTCGAGTGGCTTGAGCCCACCCCCGAGGGATTCAAGGTCGAGATCGTCGAGGGGAACATCTACATGTCGCCGCAACGGGACACCCACTGGGACGTCATCATCGACATCATCGAGCAACTGCGTGCCAGGTACCCGCGGCAACGGCTCAAGTCCGACGTCCGCATCGACTTCCCGGGCCGTCTCAACGGCTTCGCTTCCGATGTCGTAGCCCTGGCCGAGGACGCCACCAAAGACGCCAAGGGCCGTTGGCGCTACCAGGACATCGAGTTCGTGGCCGAGGTGATCTCCAAGGACACCGCCGACAACGACTACGGACCGAAGAAGGCCGCATATGCCACCGCCGGTGTGCCGGTGTACGTCATCGTCGACCCGTACACCGGCACGTGGCATCTCCACACGATCCCGAAGGACGACGAGTACCGCAGCGTACTGAGCCTCGACTTCGGTACCCCGATCGACCTCACTTCGACCGTGGTGGGCCTCACCCTGGAGACGGGCGGATTCCCCCGCGACTGA
- the thpR gene encoding RNA 2',3'-cyclic phosphodiesterase: MSSLRLFVAVLPPDHALQELRRAVAPLRALPGAGRLRWTGEPGWHFTLAFLGAVDEELLPELRVRLARAAGRTEPFPLRLHSGGRFGGRVLWVGAAGGLDTLRLLAERADAAARRSGVPMDEHRHYSAHLTLARSRTETDLRPYAAALEGFEGTPWEVGEVALVRSNLPVTGVAGERPRYEVIGSWSLGH; the protein is encoded by the coding sequence ATGAGCAGTCTCAGACTCTTTGTCGCCGTTCTGCCGCCCGACCACGCCCTCCAGGAACTGCGCCGTGCCGTCGCCCCGCTGCGCGCGCTCCCCGGTGCCGGGAGACTGCGCTGGACCGGTGAGCCGGGGTGGCACTTCACGCTCGCGTTCCTCGGGGCCGTGGACGAGGAGCTGCTGCCCGAGCTGCGGGTGCGCCTCGCGCGGGCGGCCGGCCGCACCGAGCCCTTCCCGCTGCGCCTCCACAGCGGCGGCCGGTTCGGTGGGCGGGTGCTGTGGGTCGGGGCTGCGGGCGGACTCGACACGCTGCGCCTCCTCGCCGAACGCGCCGACGCGGCTGCCCGCCGCTCCGGCGTCCCGATGGACGAGCACCGCCACTACAGTGCGCACCTCACCCTCGCCCGCAGCCGCACCGAGACCGACCTGCGCCCCTATGCCGCGGCCCTCGAAGGTTTTGAGGGCACCCCGTGGGAGGTCGGCGAGGTCGCCCTCGTGCGCAGCAATCTGCCGGTCACCGGGGTGGCCGGGGAGCGGCCGCGGTACGAGGTGATCGGATCCTGGTCGCTGGGCCACTGA
- a CDS encoding aldo/keto reductase has translation MEYTQLGRTGLKVSRLVLGTMNFGPQTNEVDSHAIMDAALDTGLNFFDTANVYGWGENKGRTEEIIGTWFAQGGDRRDKVVLATKMYGNMAADGEAWPNHDKLSAVNIRRSVEASLKRLQTDYIDLYQFHHVDRNTPFEEIWQAIDVLIQQGKILYAGSSNFAGYKIAQANELAARRGSLGLVSEQCIYNLIERRAEMEVIPAAQEYGLGVIPWSPLHGGLLGGVLKKEREGTAGRSASGRSADALKNSAQREKIQAYEDLLDKHGLEPGEVGLAWLLAQPGVTGPIVGPRNQEQLDSALRAVELDLSAELLASLDEIFPGPGPSPEAFAW, from the coding sequence ATGGAGTACACGCAGCTCGGACGCACCGGACTCAAAGTCAGCCGTCTCGTCCTCGGCACCATGAACTTCGGCCCGCAGACCAATGAGGTCGACAGCCACGCCATCATGGACGCGGCGCTGGACACGGGATTGAATTTCTTCGACACCGCGAACGTATACGGCTGGGGCGAGAACAAGGGCCGCACCGAAGAGATCATCGGCACCTGGTTCGCCCAGGGCGGCGACCGCCGCGACAAGGTGGTCCTGGCCACCAAGATGTACGGGAACATGGCCGCCGACGGCGAGGCCTGGCCGAACCACGACAAGCTCTCCGCCGTGAACATCCGGCGCTCGGTCGAGGCGTCGCTGAAGCGGCTCCAGACGGACTACATCGACCTCTACCAGTTCCACCACGTCGACCGGAACACCCCCTTCGAGGAGATCTGGCAGGCGATCGACGTCCTGATCCAGCAGGGCAAGATCCTCTACGCGGGCTCGTCGAACTTCGCCGGTTACAAGATCGCTCAGGCCAATGAACTGGCCGCCCGGCGCGGCTCGTTGGGCCTGGTCAGTGAGCAGTGCATCTACAACCTGATCGAGCGCCGCGCAGAGATGGAGGTCATCCCGGCAGCGCAGGAGTACGGACTCGGCGTCATCCCGTGGTCCCCGCTGCACGGCGGCCTGCTGGGCGGTGTGCTGAAGAAGGAGCGCGAGGGAACGGCCGGGCGTTCGGCCTCCGGGCGCAGTGCGGACGCGCTGAAGAACTCGGCGCAGCGCGAGAAGATCCAGGCGTACGAGGACCTGCTCGACAAGCACGGCCTGGAGCCGGGCGAGGTCGGCCTGGCGTGGCTGCTGGCGCAGCCGGGGGTGACGGGGCCGATCGTCGGGCCGCGCAACCAGGAGCAGCTGGACTCGGCGCTGCGGGCGGTGGAGCTGGACCTCTCCGCGGAGCTGCTGGCGTCGCTCGATGAGATCTTCCCGGGGCCGGGGCCGTCGCCGGAGGCGTTCGCCTGGTGA
- a CDS encoding N-acetylmuramoyl-L-alanine amidase, protein MRSKKRIWVTAAVATSALAGVLVFEGVTGNPSVDSDTKSAPAKADVRATALKVGGDGTSASLDKRDTAPFSMLGITWTDPAAKVAGAVEVRTRSAANGNWTSWLPLETDVDGRTETGRAGVRGTTEPRWVGPSNGVEVRINAGGKVSSKLPAGLRLDTVDPGRSGTLDADPAAFAADLPTADDPSATPSADETDSTTPESPAPDDSTEPPAEATPSEPASPTPSAPATQAPTPPASQSPSPSASPTPSQTLPSAPPSTVPKPPITSRAGWGADESMSPEAPEYLDTIKAVFVHHTAGSNTYSCADSAAIVRSLYAFHVKANGWKDLGYNFVVDKCGTVFEGRKGGVDRPVLGAHTYGFNRESTGIAVIGTYTDATAPTAVTTSVARIAAWKLGQYKGDPAGTTTLTAGANGSNGFRKTFTAGTKYPFNQISGHRDGFNTECPGTKLYGQLPAIRSLAAGPVTGLAIKSVTGAGLSGTTYYTKSAVTVGWSASTPSAFVSKYELLVDGKSVATTAGTATSAKATIAVGSHKVQVRATHQSGKVTTSTAATVVADQTAPSFTTKPSLALRTGTVNTTAVPLTLKWKATDAASLKEVRLTAPVAKTYGPTTTSASHTAKSGAATSWAMTAYDLAGNTASASVSGTPVIVQESSATKTGTWTTKSSSSYLGGKSYSSSSKNASLSWTFTGRSVALIASRATTSGQVYVYVDGVKVSTVDLKSSTTKYRDALWTKSWTSSAKHTVKIVVVATSGRPTVTTDGIVYLK, encoded by the coding sequence TTGAGATCGAAGAAGAGAATCTGGGTCACGGCTGCCGTGGCCACCTCCGCCCTGGCGGGCGTCCTGGTCTTCGAGGGGGTGACGGGCAACCCCTCGGTGGACTCGGACACCAAGTCCGCCCCGGCCAAGGCCGATGTCCGCGCGACCGCGCTCAAGGTCGGCGGCGACGGTACGTCCGCCTCCCTCGACAAGCGGGACACCGCGCCGTTCAGCATGCTGGGCATCACCTGGACCGACCCGGCGGCCAAGGTCGCCGGAGCCGTGGAGGTACGGACCCGGTCCGCCGCCAACGGGAACTGGACGTCCTGGCTTCCGCTCGAAACCGACGTCGACGGCCGTACGGAGACCGGCCGGGCCGGCGTACGTGGGACCACCGAGCCGCGCTGGGTGGGCCCGTCCAACGGTGTCGAGGTACGGATCAACGCGGGCGGCAAGGTCTCCTCGAAGCTGCCCGCGGGGCTGCGGCTGGACACCGTGGACCCGGGCCGCAGCGGCACCCTCGACGCCGACCCGGCCGCGTTCGCCGCCGACCTCCCCACTGCGGACGACCCCTCGGCCACGCCCTCCGCCGACGAGACGGACTCCACCACCCCCGAGTCGCCCGCGCCCGACGACAGCACGGAGCCGCCCGCCGAGGCCACTCCGTCCGAACCGGCGTCGCCCACCCCGTCCGCCCCTGCCACACAGGCGCCCACTCCCCCGGCGAGCCAGAGCCCCTCGCCGTCCGCGAGTCCGACCCCGTCCCAGACCCTGCCGTCCGCGCCGCCGTCGACCGTGCCGAAGCCGCCCATCACCTCGCGGGCGGGCTGGGGTGCCGACGAGTCGATGAGCCCGGAAGCGCCGGAGTACCTGGACACCATCAAGGCCGTCTTCGTCCACCACACCGCGGGGAGCAACACATACTCCTGCGCCGACTCCGCGGCGATCGTGCGCAGCCTGTACGCGTTCCACGTCAAGGCCAACGGGTGGAAGGACCTCGGTTACAACTTCGTGGTCGACAAGTGCGGGACGGTCTTCGAGGGCCGTAAGGGCGGCGTGGACCGGCCGGTCCTCGGCGCGCACACCTACGGCTTCAACCGCGAGTCGACCGGTATCGCGGTCATCGGTACGTACACGGACGCGACCGCTCCCACTGCGGTGACCACCTCCGTGGCACGGATCGCCGCATGGAAGCTCGGCCAGTACAAGGGCGACCCGGCGGGCACCACGACGCTCACCGCGGGCGCCAATGGCTCCAACGGCTTCAGGAAGACGTTCACCGCCGGTACGAAGTACCCGTTCAACCAGATCTCCGGGCACCGCGACGGCTTCAACACCGAGTGCCCCGGCACCAAGCTGTACGGGCAGCTGCCCGCGATCCGCAGCCTCGCCGCGGGCCCCGTCACCGGGCTGGCCATCAAGTCGGTGACCGGCGCCGGGCTCTCGGGCACGACGTACTACACCAAGTCCGCGGTCACCGTGGGCTGGTCGGCGAGCACCCCGAGCGCGTTCGTCTCCAAGTACGAGCTGCTGGTCGACGGCAAGTCCGTCGCCACCACCGCCGGGACGGCCACCTCGGCCAAGGCCACGATCGCCGTCGGCTCCCACAAGGTCCAGGTGCGCGCCACCCACCAGTCGGGCAAGGTCACCACGTCCACGGCGGCCACCGTCGTCGCCGACCAGACGGCGCCCTCCTTCACCACCAAGCCCAGCCTGGCCCTGCGCACCGGCACGGTGAACACCACGGCCGTACCGCTCACCCTGAAGTGGAAGGCCACCGACGCCGCCTCGCTCAAGGAGGTCAGGCTCACCGCCCCGGTCGCCAAGACCTACGGCCCGACGACCACCAGCGCCTCGCACACCGCGAAGTCGGGCGCGGCGACCAGCTGGGCCATGACCGCGTACGACCTGGCCGGCAACACCGCCTCCGCATCGGTCTCCGGCACGCCGGTCATCGTCCAGGAGAGCTCGGCGACGAAGACCGGCACTTGGACGACGAAGTCCTCGTCCAGCTACCTCGGCGGCAAGTCGTACTCCAGCTCGTCCAAGAACGCGAGCCTGAGCTGGACGTTCACCGGCCGCTCGGTCGCCCTGATCGCCTCCAGGGCCACCACCTCCGGCCAGGTGTACGTCTATGTGGACGGGGTCAAGGTGTCCACGGTGGACCTGAAGTCCAGCACCACCAAGTACCGCGACGCGCTGTGGACGAAGAGCTGGACCAGCAGTGCCAAGCACACCGTCAAGATCGTCGTCGTGGCCACTTCCGGCCGGCCGACGGTCACCACGGACGGCATCGTGTACCTGAAGTGA